A single region of the Acuticoccus sediminis genome encodes:
- a CDS encoding ABC transporter ATP-binding protein: MADPVLVVENLVTEIGGRPVVDRVSLSVMPGEVVAIVGESGSGKSLTALSVMGLLPAAAKATSGHVRLDGDDLLTRSEAQMRALRGVALSMIFQEPIASLNPLLPVGEQVAESLVVHGAASGREAARQAVEMLRRVGIPQPERRARQLPAELSGGMCQRVMIASALISNPRLLIADEPTTALDVTIQAQILRLMKTLREERGTAILLITHDMGVVADIADRVCVMYGGRIVETAPVEELFARPSHPYTRLLLSTIPRLTGARKEPLRTIEGTVPDVSQWPTGCRFRTRCPLADDACAEEPPLETVAAAHASACWHIDRMERSL; the protein is encoded by the coding sequence ATGGCTGATCCCGTCCTCGTCGTCGAGAATCTCGTCACCGAGATCGGCGGCCGCCCCGTCGTCGACCGCGTCTCGTTGTCGGTCATGCCGGGCGAGGTGGTGGCGATTGTCGGGGAGTCGGGCTCGGGCAAGAGCCTTACCGCACTCTCCGTCATGGGCCTCCTGCCGGCGGCGGCGAAGGCGACGTCGGGCCACGTGCGCCTCGACGGCGACGACCTCCTCACGAGGTCCGAGGCGCAGATGCGGGCGCTTCGCGGGGTCGCCCTGTCGATGATCTTCCAGGAGCCCATCGCCTCACTCAACCCGCTCCTGCCGGTCGGCGAGCAGGTGGCCGAAAGCCTCGTCGTCCACGGCGCCGCCTCCGGCCGGGAGGCCGCGCGCCAGGCGGTCGAGATGCTGCGCCGCGTCGGCATCCCGCAGCCGGAGCGGCGCGCGCGGCAGCTTCCGGCGGAGCTTTCCGGCGGCATGTGCCAGCGCGTCATGATCGCCTCGGCGCTCATCTCCAACCCGCGCCTTCTCATCGCCGACGAGCCGACGACCGCGCTCGACGTGACCATCCAGGCCCAGATCCTGCGCCTCATGAAGACCCTGCGCGAGGAGCGGGGGACGGCGATCCTCCTCATCACGCACGACATGGGCGTCGTGGCGGACATCGCGGACCGCGTCTGCGTCATGTACGGCGGACGCATCGTCGAGACCGCGCCGGTCGAGGAGCTGTTCGCCCGGCCGAGCCACCCCTACACGCGGCTGCTGCTCTCGACGATCCCGCGTCTCACAGGCGCCCGGAAGGAGCCGCTCCGGACCATCGAGGGCACCGTGCCGGACGTCAGCCAGTGGCCGACCGGGTGTCGCTTCCGCACCCGCTGCCCGCTCGCCGACGACGCCTGCGCCGAGGAGCCGCCGCTCGAAACCGTCGCCGCCGCGCACGCCTCCGCCTGCTGGCACATCGACCGCATGGAGCGCTCCCTATGA
- a CDS encoding ABC transporter permease — MTAAAPAARPGRRRIRAGVLPFVAIFLAFVVVAIFAPYLAPYDPNAQNLLGRLKPPGTEARRFYYLLGSDELGRDLLSRIIYGARISLSVALLSVALSSVVGTVLGMAAGYYRGWIETIIMRIVDIFLSVPAILLAIITVAVLGPGFVNVVLVLALTRWPRYARVAYGQTLSVAGQPYVRIARFMGAGPVRVLFLHILPNIIGPLVVVATLEFGLMVLFEAGLSFLGLGVQPPTASWGAMLSVGRNYVGSAFWIATFPGLCLFLLILSVNLIGDALRDRFDPKSR, encoded by the coding sequence GTGACCGCCGCCGCCCCCGCCGCCCGGCCGGGACGCCGGAGGATCCGCGCCGGCGTGCTGCCGTTCGTCGCGATCTTCCTCGCCTTCGTGGTCGTGGCGATCTTCGCGCCGTACCTCGCGCCGTACGACCCCAACGCGCAGAACCTCCTCGGCCGGCTCAAGCCGCCGGGGACGGAGGCGCGACGGTTCTACTACCTCCTCGGCTCCGACGAGCTGGGACGCGACCTCCTCAGCCGCATCATCTACGGCGCGCGGATCTCGCTCTCCGTCGCGCTTCTCTCGGTGGCCCTGTCGTCCGTCGTCGGTACCGTGCTCGGCATGGCGGCGGGGTACTACCGCGGGTGGATCGAGACGATCATCATGCGCATCGTCGACATCTTCCTGTCGGTCCCGGCAATCCTCCTCGCGATCATCACCGTCGCCGTGCTGGGGCCCGGCTTCGTCAACGTCGTCCTTGTGCTCGCCCTCACCCGCTGGCCGCGCTACGCCCGCGTCGCCTACGGGCAGACCCTGTCGGTCGCCGGACAGCCCTACGTGCGCATCGCCCGCTTCATGGGCGCGGGGCCGGTGCGGGTCCTCTTTCTGCACATCCTGCCCAACATCATCGGCCCCCTCGTCGTGGTGGCGACGCTGGAGTTCGGGCTGATGGTGCTGTTCGAGGCGGGCCTCTCCTTCCTCGGCCTCGGCGTCCAGCCACCGACGGCGAGCTGGGGCGCGATGCTCTCGGTCGGACGCAACTACGTCGGCTCGGCCTTCTGGATCGCGACGTTCCCGGGACTCTGCCTCTTCCTCCTCATCCTGTCGGTCAACCTCATCGGCGACGCGCTCCGCGACAGGTTCGATCCCAAATCAAGGTAA
- a CDS encoding ABC transporter permease, whose product MALFILRRLGQAAVAIFGVMTLVFFIQRLTGDPTYLLVPETATQTDIEAMRASLGLDTPLVVQYWTFLTDVAHFDFGRSYVQRIPVTDIIAARVPYTLQLAAGALLVSFGLGVPLGVTMALWRDRRWTQILTGFVFASQSMPTFWSGILFIMVFAVWLGWLPPSGAGGLANLVLPSLALGLLSMATFARVTRTAVLDELSKDYVRSARARGVATGRLFRRHLMRNAAIPVISVAALEISQLLAGAVIVETVFAWPGLGLLTVQSIVARDFLVVQGIVLIGAFVTIALNFLADVLYTVVDPRIRLGAS is encoded by the coding sequence ATGGCACTCTTCATTCTCCGCCGGCTCGGCCAGGCTGCCGTCGCCATCTTCGGGGTCATGACGCTGGTGTTCTTCATCCAGCGTCTGACCGGCGATCCCACCTACCTCCTCGTGCCCGAGACCGCGACGCAGACCGACATCGAGGCGATGCGCGCCTCCCTCGGCCTCGATACGCCCCTCGTCGTGCAGTACTGGACCTTCCTGACCGACGTCGCCCACTTCGACTTCGGCCGGTCCTACGTGCAGCGCATCCCGGTGACGGACATCATCGCGGCGCGTGTGCCCTACACGCTCCAGCTCGCGGCAGGCGCGCTTCTCGTCTCGTTCGGGCTCGGCGTGCCGCTCGGCGTGACGATGGCGCTGTGGCGCGACAGGCGGTGGACGCAGATCCTCACCGGCTTCGTCTTCGCCTCGCAGTCGATGCCGACGTTCTGGTCCGGCATCCTCTTCATCATGGTCTTCGCGGTCTGGCTCGGCTGGCTGCCGCCGTCCGGCGCGGGGGGCCTTGCCAACCTCGTGCTGCCCTCGCTCGCGCTGGGGCTCCTGTCGATGGCGACCTTCGCCCGCGTCACCCGCACCGCGGTCCTCGACGAGCTGTCGAAGGACTACGTACGCTCGGCCCGTGCCCGCGGTGTCGCGACGGGGCGGCTCTTCCGCCGCCACCTGATGCGCAACGCCGCGATCCCCGTGATCTCGGTCGCGGCGCTCGAGATCTCGCAGCTCCTGGCGGGCGCGGTCATCGTCGAGACGGTGTTCGCCTGGCCGGGGCTCGGGCTCCTCACGGTGCAGTCGATCGTCGCACGGGACTTCCTGGTGGTGCAGGGGATCGTCCTCATCGGCGCGTTCGTCACGATCGCGCTCAACTTCCTCGCGGACGTCCTCTACACCGTGGTCGACCCGCGCATCCGCCTGGGGGCGTCGTGA
- a CDS encoding gamma-glutamyltransferase, whose protein sequence is MQTWTVRRREVRSAGGLVAAQNREAAEAGAAVLAAGGNAMDAAVVTVLCLSVLEPWLSGVGGGGFMLHADGGSGEVATLDFNVVAPKALNPADYPLEDGAGGWFQWPKVKDDRNVIGYPSIAIPGTIAGLSAALERFGTLSFGDALEPAIRFAERGMAIDWFSSLCISIDARNLRTDPGATALFLPDGGPPFVPGPEDGALPMPGQAALLKRLQKNGARDFYEGETAAILAGELAAGGSRASAADFAAYQATWREPLRGSYRGHDLAVIPGLSGGPSLLAALGRLEAWAPGAAPNADSALAYARSIRETYADRLNTMGHAAAGGDCTSHVSVVDRNGSMVSLTNTILSRFGSKVVPPRSGILMNNGMMWFDPRPGTANAIAPGAKPLANMCPVLMLKDGLPVLALGAAGGRMIFPTVAQILSYVVDFGMSLEDAFQTPRLDCSTPTIKVNRTAGEDIAARVATAYPVEIVADTLYPTNFAIPSAAARDVGAGVNVAMAHHSSPWASVAAEAGDG, encoded by the coding sequence ATGCAGACCTGGACGGTCCGGCGCCGGGAGGTCCGCTCCGCCGGCGGCCTCGTCGCGGCCCAGAACCGCGAGGCGGCGGAGGCCGGTGCCGCGGTGCTCGCCGCGGGCGGCAACGCCATGGACGCGGCGGTCGTCACCGTGCTGTGCCTGTCGGTGCTGGAGCCATGGCTCTCCGGCGTCGGCGGCGGCGGCTTCATGCTCCACGCCGACGGCGGCTCCGGCGAGGTGGCGACGCTCGACTTCAACGTCGTCGCCCCGAAGGCGCTGAACCCGGCCGACTATCCGCTCGAGGACGGCGCCGGCGGCTGGTTCCAGTGGCCGAAGGTCAAGGACGACCGCAACGTCATCGGCTACCCGTCGATCGCCATTCCCGGCACCATCGCGGGGCTTTCGGCGGCGCTCGAACGGTTCGGCACCCTCTCGTTCGGCGATGCGCTGGAACCGGCGATCCGCTTCGCCGAGCGGGGCATGGCGATCGACTGGTTCTCCTCGCTCTGCATCTCGATCGACGCGCGTAACCTGCGGACCGACCCCGGCGCGACCGCGCTCTTCCTGCCGGACGGCGGCCCGCCCTTCGTGCCGGGACCGGAGGACGGCGCATTGCCGATGCCCGGCCAGGCCGCGCTCCTGAAGCGCCTCCAGAAGAACGGCGCGCGCGACTTCTACGAGGGTGAGACTGCGGCGATCCTCGCCGGGGAGCTCGCCGCCGGCGGCTCACGCGCCTCGGCCGCCGACTTCGCGGCATACCAGGCCACGTGGCGCGAGCCGCTGCGCGGGTCCTACCGTGGCCACGACCTCGCCGTGATCCCGGGCCTGTCCGGCGGGCCGAGCCTCCTCGCCGCGCTGGGCCGGCTCGAGGCCTGGGCGCCGGGCGCCGCGCCTAACGCCGACAGCGCGCTCGCCTACGCCCGCTCGATCCGCGAGACCTATGCGGACCGTCTCAACACCATGGGCCACGCGGCGGCGGGGGGCGACTGCACGAGCCACGTCAGCGTGGTCGACCGGAACGGCAGCATGGTCTCGCTGACCAACACCATCCTGTCGCGCTTCGGGTCCAAGGTGGTGCCTCCGCGCTCCGGCATCCTGATGAACAACGGGATGATGTGGTTCGACCCGCGCCCCGGCACCGCCAACGCCATCGCCCCCGGCGCCAAGCCTCTCGCCAACATGTGCCCCGTCCTGATGCTGAAGGACGGGCTGCCGGTGCTGGCGCTCGGCGCGGCCGGCGGGCGGATGATCTTCCCGACCGTGGCGCAGATCCTCTCCTACGTGGTCGACTTCGGCATGAGCCTGGAGGACGCCTTCCAGACCCCCAGGCTCGACTGCTCGACCCCGACGATCAAGGTCAACCGCACCGCCGGGGAGGACATCGCCGCCAGGGTCGCCACCGCCTACCCGGTGGAGATCGTCGCCGATACGCTCTACCCGACCAACTTCGCGATCCCCTCCGCCGCCGCGCGTGACGTCGGCGCGGGCGTCAACGTCGCGATGGCACACCATTCGAGCCCCTGGGCGAGCGTCGCGGCGGAGGCCGGGGATGGCTGA
- a CDS encoding SDR family NAD(P)-dependent oxidoreductase produces the protein MNFEGEFKGKAVVVTGAAGLYGKRLAATFAREGARLCLTDTDPAALDATLAEIAPPEGSFAHAADLTDDASMAALVTAVGTRFGAADVLLNNAGVYPSGFLLDIDVAEWDRIMGINLRAPFVLSTGLAKQMIAQGTKGAIINISSGAARKMRRTVVPYCTSKTALERLTKGLALELAEFGIRVNALEPGFSAGSSVSQLADEHVRRVTAAVPLGRASTAEDIGPAALYLASSAAAYITGATLTVDGGNSIGSLDVYQDKKHPL, from the coding sequence TTGAACTTCGAAGGCGAATTCAAGGGCAAGGCGGTGGTGGTCACCGGCGCGGCGGGCCTTTACGGCAAGCGCCTCGCGGCGACCTTCGCGCGCGAAGGCGCACGCCTCTGCCTCACCGACACCGACCCGGCCGCGCTCGACGCCACGCTCGCCGAGATCGCCCCGCCCGAGGGCAGCTTCGCCCACGCGGCCGACCTCACGGACGACGCATCGATGGCCGCGCTCGTCACCGCCGTCGGCACGCGGTTCGGCGCGGCGGACGTCCTCCTCAACAACGCCGGCGTCTACCCCTCCGGCTTCCTGCTCGACATCGACGTCGCCGAGTGGGACCGCATCATGGGGATCAACCTCAGGGCCCCGTTCGTGCTGTCCACCGGTCTCGCGAAGCAGATGATCGCGCAGGGCACCAAAGGCGCGATCATCAACATCTCGTCCGGCGCGGCGCGCAAGATGCGCCGCACCGTGGTGCCCTACTGCACGTCGAAGACGGCGCTCGAGCGCCTCACCAAGGGTCTCGCGCTGGAGCTCGCCGAGTTCGGGATCCGCGTCAACGCGCTGGAGCCGGGCTTCTCCGCCGGCTCGTCGGTGAGTCAGCTCGCGGACGAGCACGTCAGGCGCGTGACCGCCGCCGTGCCGCTGGGCCGCGCCTCGACGGCCGAGGACATCGGCCCCGCCGCGCTCTACCTTGCCTCCAGCGCGGCCGCCTACATCACCGGCGCGACGCTCACGGTCGACGGCGGCAACTCGATCGGCTCGCTCGACGTCTACCAGGACAAGAAGCACCCGCTCTAA
- a CDS encoding polysaccharide deacetylase family protein — protein sequence MPQDTYAWPDGYRSAACFTLDLDAHSPHFWNHRKGMPPLLSHLEQRRFGPRVGLWRVLDTIERYGIKGTFFVPAKTAEDYPEILPALVGRGHEIGLHGYFHELANDLSDAGFTHALEASLALFEKQTGQRPKGFRSPAWEMTPHMLAEVKRFGFYDSSLMGYEHPYTVNGVTEVPVQWLLDDAVFFRYLGGGGDLAPPSAPGPILDGWLDEWSVLHRYGSLFMLTVHDWISGRAQRIALLEKLFERITAEKDVWWATVGEIAAHHDATQKDAYVVDASIPAGVEGHPAWIG from the coding sequence ATGCCTCAAGACACCTACGCCTGGCCGGACGGCTACAGGAGCGCGGCCTGCTTCACGCTCGACCTCGACGCGCACTCGCCGCACTTCTGGAACCACCGCAAGGGCATGCCGCCGCTCCTGTCGCACCTCGAGCAGCGCCGCTTCGGCCCTCGCGTCGGCCTCTGGCGCGTCCTCGACACCATCGAGCGCTACGGCATCAAGGGCACCTTCTTCGTTCCCGCCAAGACCGCGGAGGACTACCCCGAGATCCTTCCCGCCCTCGTCGGGCGGGGCCACGAGATCGGCCTCCACGGCTATTTCCACGAACTCGCGAACGACCTCTCCGACGCCGGCTTCACCCACGCGCTGGAAGCCTCCCTGGCGCTCTTCGAGAAGCAGACCGGGCAGCGCCCGAAGGGCTTCCGCTCCCCGGCGTGGGAGATGACGCCGCACATGCTCGCCGAGGTGAAGCGCTTCGGCTTCTACGATTCCTCCCTGATGGGCTACGAGCATCCCTACACGGTGAACGGCGTCACCGAAGTGCCGGTGCAGTGGCTCCTCGATGACGCGGTGTTCTTTCGCTATCTCGGCGGTGGCGGCGACCTCGCGCCCCCGTCCGCGCCCGGCCCCATCCTCGACGGCTGGCTCGACGAGTGGTCGGTGCTGCACCGCTACGGCAGCCTCTTCATGCTGACGGTGCACGACTGGATCTCCGGCCGCGCCCAGCGCATCGCCCTGCTGGAGAAGCTGTTCGAGCGGATCACCGCCGAGAAGGACGTCTGGTGGGCGACCGTCGGCGAGATCGCCGCGCATCACGACGCGACGCAGAAGGACGCCTACGTGGTGGACGCCTCGATCCCGGCCGGGGTCGAGGGCCACCCGGCGTGGATCGGCTGA